From a single Methanofollis sp. W23 genomic region:
- a CDS encoding SMI1/KNR4 family protein, with translation MFKIVWDKEEVKQEIRSREGGRENSLGFWTPVQVFVNGLDITGLEEVPKGHISLFDDIFLSFFYVFYSLDPDHLQEKKFHMISNVKNNIDGGSFDLYVFLNKESDIVSLKYRNFVHPEYHIVEIPLKQFAEGILQSASEMLEEVLRIAPELEDDENYVVLKEDMDLIRNWYQERYEKTTNTLNTSIERKPLRVKEGRIRWIGVEGADDEEMIECVQKILDITFPDDYLSYVKKYPHGFPYPYNMIVDKEIRGGNSQFVNFLSFNPKDSVSYILNSYYAINRSSTGFNRIVPFAQALYYDLLCFDYRENFPPQIVYREYHKKGEEKPPITLCESFTELLGLMKRCE, from the coding sequence ATGTTTAAGATCGTCTGGGATAAAGAAGAGGTAAAACAAGAAATAAGATCAAGAGAGGGAGGAAGAGAAAATTCTCTTGGTTTTTGGACGCCAGTTCAAGTTTTTGTAAACGGCTTAGATATAACCGGGCTTGAAGAAGTTCCAAAAGGGCATATTTCTCTTTTTGATGATATCTTCCTTAGTTTTTTTTATGTATTTTATTCTTTAGACCCAGATCACCTGCAAGAAAAAAAATTTCATATGATTTCCAACGTGAAAAACAATATTGATGGAGGAAGTTTTGATCTCTATGTATTCCTGAATAAAGAATCTGACATCGTATCTTTAAAATATCGTAATTTCGTACACCCTGAGTATCATATTGTGGAGATCCCTTTAAAGCAATTCGCAGAAGGAATACTTCAATCAGCAAGTGAAATGCTTGAGGAGGTATTACGCATCGCCCCTGAACTTGAGGACGATGAAAATTACGTCGTGTTAAAAGAAGACATGGACCTCATCCGAAACTGGTATCAAGAGCGGTATGAGAAGACTACAAACACTCTGAATACATCAATAGAGAGAAAACCACTCAGGGTAAAAGAAGGGCGTATCAGATGGATCGGTGTTGAGGGTGCTGACGACGAGGAGATGATCGAATGTGTGCAGAAGATCCTCGACATTACGTTTCCTGACGATTATCTGAGTTATGTAAAAAAATATCCCCATGGTTTCCCCTATCCGTACAATATGATTGTAGACAAAGAGATCAGAGGGGGAAACAGTCAGTTTGTAAATTTTTTAAGTTTTAACCCGAAAGATTCTGTATCGTATATTTTAAATTCATATTATGCAATTAATCGGTCGTCAACAGGTTTTAATCGGATTGTTCCCTTTGCGCAGGCGCTTTATTATGATTTACTCTGTTTTGACTACAGAGAGAACTTTCCCCCACAAATTGTGTACCGGGAATATCATAAAAAAGGGGAAGAAAAGCCGCCTATAACTCTCTGCGAATCGTTCACAGAACTACTTGGCCTTATGAAAAGGTGTGAGTGA
- a CDS encoding SMI1/KNR4 family protein — protein MLAMKKIHWENTEKKRDDFDELIPCIEKAFLLTFPEDFKTCAIENGGGSPSPCRFNVENKKEKKFTKLLSLNPRSKDFFWRHYVAAGWHPLGYRGDPYPIAQDAEGNYICLDYEGCYPPKIVYVTAKWATTGWKTIISDSFSAFLKMLY, from the coding sequence ATGCTTGCTATGAAAAAAATACACTGGGAAAATACCGAAAAGAAACGGGACGACTTTGACGAGTTGATACCCTGTATCGAGAAAGCATTTCTCCTGACCTTTCCAGAAGATTTTAAAACATGTGCAATTGAAAATGGGGGAGGGAGTCCATCCCCGTGCCGTTTTAACGTGGAAAACAAGAAAGAAAAGAAATTTACAAAATTGCTGAGTCTCAACCCAAGGTCAAAGGACTTCTTCTGGAGACATTACGTAGCTGCAGGATGGCACCCACTAGGCTATAGGGGGGATCCCTATCCAATTGCCCAGGATGCGGAAGGCAACTACATATGTCTGGACTATGAGGGATGTTACCCTCCAAAAATCGTGTATGTAACTGCCAAATGGGCGACAACGGGATGGAAAACAATTATTTCAGATTCTTTTTCAGCGTTTTTAAAGATGCTCTACTGA
- the serA gene encoding phosphoglycerate dehydrogenase encodes MNTCRGVYILGFTLQFKVLVSDALAEEGIEILRETCDVDVRTDLTEEQLVEAIKDYDAILVRSGTQVTAEVIDAGEKLKFIGRAGAGVDNIDLDAATRRGIPVANAPSGNTLAATEHTIAMMFSLSRNIPQATASLKKKEWKRSKFMGVELNEKTLGIVGLGRIGREIAKRAQAMEMKTVGFDPFVTKEHAAQIGVELMGIDDLVKVADFITVHTPLTPETTHLINAERIATMKDGVRLINCARGGIIDEQAMYDGLVSGKIAGAALDVFENEPPFESPLLALDNVIVTPHLGASTVEAQKNVATSVAKQCLAVFDGEPAKYAVNVPMVPPDRQEQVPPFAFLGEKMGKLVGQLVDGRVEKIEITYGGELSENRTNRFITRSILKGLLDPILREPVNFVNAEYVAKERGIQVAETVTKADAGFKNLITLKVTTDTMEETVSGTVFSKDRIRIVSIGGYTMDMVPEGSVIISRHLDKPGVIGRASTILGEAGINIAGMQVGRVKPGEEAIMVLNVDADVPAPVMEEIRAKVGIFSAKFATL; translated from the coding sequence ATGAATACCTGTAGGGGAGTATATATTCTGGGGTTTACATTGCAATTCAAGGTCCTTGTCAGCGATGCGCTGGCTGAAGAAGGTATAGAGATATTGCGGGAGACGTGCGACGTCGATGTCCGCACTGATCTCACCGAAGAGCAACTGGTCGAGGCGATCAAAGACTACGACGCCATCCTTGTCCGGAGCGGCACCCAGGTCACCGCTGAAGTGATCGATGCCGGAGAGAAGCTGAAGTTCATCGGCAGGGCAGGGGCAGGTGTCGACAATATCGATCTCGATGCCGCGACCCGCCGGGGGATCCCGGTGGCCAACGCGCCGTCAGGCAACACCCTTGCGGCGACCGAGCACACCATCGCCATGATGTTCTCTCTTTCACGCAACATCCCGCAGGCGACGGCGTCCTTGAAGAAGAAGGAGTGGAAGCGTTCAAAGTTCATGGGGGTTGAACTGAACGAGAAGACGCTCGGGATCGTTGGGCTCGGCCGGATCGGCCGCGAGATCGCAAAGCGTGCACAGGCAATGGAGATGAAGACCGTCGGGTTCGACCCGTTCGTCACCAAGGAGCACGCCGCCCAGATCGGGGTCGAGTTGATGGGGATCGACGACCTGGTCAAGGTCGCCGACTTCATCACCGTGCACACGCCGCTGACGCCTGAGACCACGCACCTGATCAATGCCGAGCGGATCGCCACCATGAAGGACGGGGTCAGGCTGATCAACTGCGCCCGCGGCGGGATCATCGACGAGCAGGCGATGTACGACGGCCTGGTCTCTGGCAAGATCGCCGGCGCCGCCCTGGACGTCTTCGAGAACGAACCGCCCTTCGAGTCGCCGCTCCTCGCCCTCGACAATGTCATCGTCACCCCGCACCTGGGGGCGAGCACGGTCGAGGCGCAGAAGAATGTCGCGACCTCGGTGGCAAAGCAGTGCCTCGCGGTCTTTGACGGCGAACCGGCAAAGTACGCGGTGAATGTCCCGATGGTCCCGCCCGACCGGCAGGAACAGGTCCCGCCCTTCGCCTTCCTGGGCGAGAAGATGGGCAAACTCGTCGGGCAGCTCGTCGACGGCAGGGTCGAGAAGATCGAGATCACCTATGGCGGGGAACTCTCTGAGAACCGTACCAACCGGTTCATCACCAGGAGCATCCTCAAGGGTCTGCTCGACCCGATCCTCCGCGAGCCGGTGAACTTTGTCAATGCCGAGTATGTCGCCAAGGAGCGCGGGATCCAGGTGGCCGAGACGGTCACCAAGGCGGACGCGGGCTTCAAGAACCTCATCACCCTCAAGGTCACGACCGACACGATGGAAGAGACGGTCAGCGGCACGGTCTTCTCGAAGGACCGGATCAGGATCGTCTCCATCGGCGGCTATACCATGGACATGGTCCCTGAGGGCTCGGTGATCATCTCACGCCACCTCGACAAGCCGGGCGTGATCGGCCGGGCCTCCACCATCCTTGGCGAGGCCGGGATCAACATCGCCGGCATGCAGGTCGGCAGGGTCAAGCCGGGCGAAGAGGCGATCATGGTCCTGAACGTCGATGCCGATGTCCCTGCGCCGGTCATGGAAGAGATCAGGGCGAAGGTCGGGATCTTCTCGGCGAAGTTTGCAACGCTCTGA
- a CDS encoding P-loop domain-containing protein, giving the protein MMSRDGWMAATGKVVSVAGGAVDLPRVREGTNTFVIRSPDGGALQFSMPLLIPAPLPAEIDRHGADGATWAIIEAVKRRVPDEPHLRPLGGLDTPRPRRYAAWTEPVTILHSESAMGSGLWKADHENVLAEDGFHCTVKGAVPYPGGPEPRTVRHLGEEVAALADGVLATARQVPGSTLKDAALWSLDQKALRARLPAMGLVAFLGDGTMPARTYTPFRQHYRIAGPKDGVHIPFQCPETLEPVEVELPASGRVVTGLGIRRREALVISGSNAQGKTTLIQAIRAGEDDHAPGDGRELAVTVRGARTAEAGGLDLHGADVSLFFHRLPPGMTGTTKAAFGQGSGSMTMAMQFAAAIREEAPLIVVDEDRAAANLLVASCLQEEDVTPLARILAGDREVLGDATLVIASSSLDPLIAQADRILVLRGHQAGAVSKSAFRRAYLEHLEGLMRQVEGEG; this is encoded by the coding sequence ATGATGAGCAGGGACGGGTGGATGGCGGCGACCGGCAAGGTGGTGAGCGTAGCGGGGGGTGCAGTCGACCTGCCGCGGGTGCGGGAAGGGACCAACACCTTTGTCATCCGCTCGCCAGACGGCGGGGCCCTCCAGTTCTCGATGCCCCTCCTCATCCCCGCCCCACTCCCCGCAGAGATCGATCGGCACGGGGCGGACGGTGCGACCTGGGCCATCATCGAAGCGGTGAAGCGCAGGGTGCCTGACGAACCCCACCTCCGCCCTCTCGGGGGACTGGACACCCCGCGGCCGCGGCGGTACGCCGCGTGGACCGAACCGGTCACCATTCTTCATTCAGAATCGGCGATGGGCTCTGGGCTCTGGAAGGCAGACCATGAAAATGTCCTGGCAGAGGACGGGTTCCACTGCACGGTGAAGGGAGCGGTCCCGTACCCTGGAGGTCCTGAACCGCGGACCGTCAGGCACCTCGGCGAGGAGGTGGCCGCCCTGGCCGACGGGGTCCTGGCAACGGCCAGGCAGGTGCCAGGAAGCACACTCAAAGACGCCGCCCTCTGGTCCCTTGACCAGAAAGCCCTCAGGGCCCGCCTGCCCGCAATGGGGCTCGTCGCCTTTCTCGGCGACGGCACCATGCCGGCGCGGACTTACACGCCCTTCAGGCAGCACTACCGGATCGCCGGACCAAAAGACGGGGTGCATATCCCCTTCCAGTGCCCTGAAACCCTGGAGCCGGTGGAGGTCGAACTCCCGGCAAGTGGGCGGGTCGTCACCGGCCTTGGGATACGACGCAGAGAGGCGCTGGTCATCTCAGGCTCGAATGCCCAGGGGAAGACCACGCTCATCCAGGCGATCAGGGCCGGCGAGGACGATCATGCCCCTGGCGACGGGCGGGAACTTGCCGTCACCGTGAGGGGAGCAAGGACCGCGGAGGCAGGAGGACTCGACCTCCATGGCGCCGATGTAAGCCTCTTCTTCCACCGCCTCCCCCCCGGCATGACCGGGACCACGAAGGCCGCCTTCGGGCAGGGGAGCGGGTCGATGACGATGGCCATGCAGTTCGCGGCGGCGATACGGGAGGAGGCCCCGCTCATCGTGGTGGACGAGGACAGGGCGGCGGCCAACCTCCTGGTCGCAAGTTGTCTTCAGGAGGAGGACGTCACCCCGCTTGCCAGGATCCTCGCGGGGGACCGGGAGGTGCTCGGCGATGCCACGCTCGTCATCGCCTCCTCCTCCCTCGACCCCCTCATCGCCCAGGCCGACCGGATCCTCGTGCTGCGGGGGCATCAGGCCGGGGCCGTCAGCAAGAGTGCGTTCAGGAGGGCGTACCTGGAGCATTTAGAGGGGTTGATGCGGCAGGTGGAAGGAGAGGGATAG
- a CDS encoding ABC transporter substrate-binding protein, which yields MDRTLTIIILIAAVVAAVVAGAAIFAPPDQQPDQPQTPSQGSGDPHQGNTTSPESHPTLTIVPTVSPTNETPVTTPVPVNTTTPEVTANVTETTPAPSSDWGDSGSDSYTPRYRTVTDMTGEKVRIPYTTHRVVTLYTPAAAMVMAIDGDARRLAGVDRFASIDEGFQTIDPSISEIPVVSGTGIEVNKEAILAVHPDVIIAGSWSKEGLEEIGVPVVSLTTNGFEDVPGALTVIGDVLNKKERADELASYLDDHRSALVEMTAEIPEDDQDNAYITWRSPLHTFAGGDFHSQWAHDAGCRFASEELTGHRQEVNFEQIATWNPDVIILSNSGDPEALLTDPTWQEIEAVKHGKIYRIPRFVGDWGSPVPESILGMEWLANGTYPEIVDLDMVAETQHFYSLFYDYDLSEEEAREIMGPNPAPHVRTVTVTDGAGREVKLELPVERIVTNYPPAVRMVTTLGAADRFVGVDSVTQSQTDQFVCLLHPEIADLTCVGNPRNLNVEAVLELQPDLVLVAGWNRDKLEDLEDKGLTVFGVVAENHDQMKSTMDQLGKALESEDAAADFTEIYQNTLDTATSRVEGLPENQKPKVFLGGCTGISSTAGGEMFQSSLIEAAGGKNVASELAGSHWADVNTEQLLAWNPDIIFLVPYQSTSTPENVMGDPDLQTITAVKNGQVYWFPSRICEWDSPSPQTALGLEWTAKTLHPDLFGDIDVTADADAFYEEFYGTSFTELGGTLPATNFPGNAEAASAQTPMQATV from the coding sequence ATGGACCGAACACTAACAATCATTATCCTCATCGCTGCCGTCGTTGCTGCGGTAGTTGCAGGTGCAGCCATATTTGCACCTCCAGATCAGCAGCCAGACCAACCGCAGACTCCCAGTCAGGGGAGCGGAGATCCTCACCAGGGCAATACAACCTCCCCTGAGTCGCACCCGACTCTCACCATCGTACCGACTGTCTCTCCGACAAACGAGACGCCGGTCACGACCCCTGTGCCGGTAAACACCACTACACCAGAAGTGACGGCCAATGTCACCGAAACCACCCCCGCACCGTCATCAGACTGGGGTGATTCCGGGAGTGACAGTTATACGCCACGGTACAGGACAGTCACCGACATGACCGGCGAAAAGGTCAGGATCCCCTATACCACCCATCGCGTCGTGACCCTCTACACTCCTGCGGCTGCGATGGTCATGGCAATCGATGGGGATGCCAGGCGCCTCGCAGGCGTCGATCGCTTTGCCTCCATCGACGAAGGCTTCCAGACCATCGACCCCTCCATCTCAGAGATCCCGGTCGTCAGCGGGACCGGCATCGAGGTGAACAAGGAAGCGATCCTCGCGGTCCACCCTGACGTGATCATCGCCGGTTCCTGGTCCAAGGAAGGACTCGAGGAGATCGGTGTCCCGGTCGTCTCCCTCACCACGAACGGTTTCGAAGATGTCCCAGGCGCCCTCACCGTCATCGGGGATGTCCTGAACAAGAAAGAACGCGCCGACGAGCTTGCCTCGTACCTCGACGACCACCGCTCGGCCCTTGTCGAGATGACCGCCGAGATCCCGGAGGACGACCAGGACAACGCCTACATCACCTGGAGGTCGCCGCTCCACACCTTCGCCGGCGGCGATTTCCACTCCCAGTGGGCCCATGACGCGGGCTGCCGCTTCGCCTCAGAAGAACTCACCGGCCATCGCCAGGAAGTGAACTTCGAGCAGATCGCCACCTGGAACCCGGACGTGATCATCCTCAGCAACAGCGGCGACCCCGAGGCCCTCCTCACCGACCCCACCTGGCAGGAGATCGAGGCCGTAAAGCACGGCAAGATCTACCGCATCCCGCGCTTTGTCGGCGACTGGGGCAGCCCGGTTCCCGAGTCGATCCTTGGTATGGAATGGCTTGCGAACGGCACCTACCCTGAGATCGTCGACCTCGATATGGTCGCCGAGACCCAGCACTTCTACAGCCTCTTCTACGACTACGACCTCTCTGAGGAGGAGGCCCGTGAGATCATGGGTCCGAATCCTGCACCGCATGTCAGAACCGTCACCGTGACCGACGGTGCAGGGAGAGAAGTCAAACTCGAACTGCCGGTGGAGCGTATCGTAACCAATTACCCGCCAGCAGTCAGGATGGTGACCACGCTCGGGGCCGCGGACCGGTTCGTGGGCGTCGACTCAGTCACCCAGTCACAGACCGACCAGTTTGTCTGTCTTCTTCACCCTGAGATCGCCGACCTCACCTGTGTCGGCAACCCGAGAAACCTGAACGTCGAGGCGGTCCTCGAATTGCAGCCCGACCTCGTGCTGGTCGCGGGATGGAACCGGGATAAACTTGAAGACCTCGAAGACAAGGGCCTGACCGTCTTTGGTGTCGTCGCTGAGAACCATGATCAGATGAAGAGCACGATGGACCAGCTCGGCAAGGCCCTTGAGTCTGAGGACGCAGCCGCTGATTTCACCGAGATCTATCAGAACACCCTTGACACCGCGACCTCCAGAGTCGAAGGTCTCCCAGAGAACCAGAAGCCCAAGGTCTTCCTTGGCGGATGTACAGGGATCTCCTCCACCGCAGGCGGCGAGATGTTCCAGAGCAGCCTCATCGAGGCCGCAGGCGGCAAAAATGTTGCATCAGAACTTGCAGGCTCCCACTGGGCCGATGTCAATACTGAGCAACTCCTCGCATGGAACCCTGACATCATCTTCCTCGTCCCATACCAGAGCACGTCCACGCCCGAGAATGTGATGGGCGACCCAGACCTCCAGACCATCACCGCAGTCAAGAACGGCCAGGTCTACTGGTTCCCCTCCAGAATCTGCGAATGGGACTCCCCCTCCCCACAGACCGCCCTCGGCCTGGAGTGGACCGCAAAAACCCTCCACCCCGACCTCTTCGGTGACATCGACGTGACCGCAGATGCAGACGCCTTCTACGAAGAGTTCTATGGCACGTCT